In a single window of the Methylophaga frappieri genome:
- the oadA gene encoding sodium-extruding oxaloacetate decarboxylase subunit alpha, with protein sequence MKKIEVTDVILRDAHQSLIATRMRTEDMLPICDKLDKVGYWSLEVWGGATFDACVRFLKEDPWQRLRDLRQALPNTRLQMLLRGQNLLGYRHYADDVVRAFVGKAAENGIDVFRVFDALNDLRNLETAMSAVKDSGKHAQGTLSYTTSPVHTPERFVSLAKSLREMGADSIAIKDMAGLLAPYPTYDLVKAIKAEVDLPLVIHSHATSGLAAQCQIKAIEAGVDRIDTAISSFANGTSHPATEAQVAMLRGTPWDTGLDLHLLTEIADYFRDVRKKYHQFESEFTREDVMVQVSQVPGGMMSNLANQLKEQNALDRIRDVFDEIPRVREDLGYPPLVTPTSQIVGTQAVYNVLAGERYKTITNEVKRYLSGGYGQPPAKVNADLQKRAIGNGEVMDCRPADLLVPELTKLRAEIGDLASCEEDVLTYAMFPDLGREFLQQRKEGTLKPEPLLPASENTVRQNEAVATEFKVDVHGETYEIAITGVGDVGGGKRKVYLSLDGMPEEVTFEALNEYVNQGGGGRQKATEPGHVSPPLPGNVVDVLVNTGDKVTSGQALMVIEAMKMETELLAKIDGTISEINVAKGDRVTPGEVLMTITS encoded by the coding sequence ATGAAAAAAATTGAAGTCACCGATGTTATTTTGCGGGATGCGCATCAGTCTCTTATTGCCACCCGTATGCGAACTGAAGACATGCTGCCTATCTGCGACAAATTGGATAAGGTCGGCTACTGGTCCTTAGAAGTCTGGGGTGGTGCCACCTTTGATGCCTGTGTTCGCTTTTTAAAAGAAGATCCGTGGCAACGGTTACGTGATCTTCGTCAAGCGTTGCCTAATACCCGCCTGCAAATGCTATTGCGAGGTCAGAACCTGCTCGGTTATCGACATTATGCAGATGATGTTGTGCGCGCTTTTGTTGGCAAAGCCGCTGAAAATGGCATTGATGTATTCCGGGTATTTGATGCGCTCAATGATCTTCGAAACCTTGAAACCGCCATGTCAGCCGTCAAGGACAGCGGCAAACATGCACAAGGCACGCTGAGCTATACCACCAGCCCGGTTCATACACCAGAGCGGTTTGTTAGCCTGGCCAAATCTCTGCGCGAGATGGGCGCCGATTCGATTGCGATTAAAGATATGGCGGGTTTGCTGGCCCCATACCCAACCTATGATTTGGTCAAAGCGATTAAGGCAGAGGTCGACTTGCCACTGGTGATTCATAGCCATGCAACGTCAGGCCTGGCAGCACAGTGTCAGATAAAAGCCATTGAAGCGGGGGTCGACCGTATTGATACGGCTATATCTTCTTTTGCCAATGGCACCAGCCACCCGGCCACTGAAGCCCAAGTTGCGATGTTGCGTGGGACGCCGTGGGATACCGGTCTCGATTTGCACCTGTTAACTGAAATTGCCGACTATTTTCGCGACGTTCGCAAAAAATACCATCAATTTGAAAGCGAATTTACCCGTGAAGACGTTATGGTTCAGGTCAGTCAAGTGCCAGGCGGCATGATGTCCAATCTGGCCAATCAACTCAAAGAACAGAATGCCTTGGACCGTATCCGTGATGTTTTCGACGAAATTCCCCGGGTGCGTGAAGATCTGGGTTACCCGCCACTAGTGACACCGACATCGCAAATTGTGGGTACGCAGGCGGTTTACAACGTCTTGGCTGGCGAGCGATATAAGACCATTACCAATGAAGTGAAGCGTTATCTGTCTGGTGGTTACGGGCAACCGCCCGCCAAGGTCAATGCCGACTTACAAAAACGTGCTATTGGCAACGGTGAGGTGATGGATTGTCGTCCGGCAGATTTACTGGTGCCAGAATTAACCAAGTTACGAGCGGAAATTGGGGATCTGGCCAGTTGTGAAGAAGATGTACTGACCTATGCCATGTTTCCCGACTTAGGCCGTGAGTTTTTACAGCAACGCAAAGAGGGCACTTTGAAACCGGAGCCACTGCTGCCGGCAAGCGAAAACACGGTTCGTCAGAATGAGGCGGTGGCCACCGAGTTCAAAGTTGATGTGCATGGTGAAACCTACGAGATTGCCATTACCGGGGTTGGTGATGTCGGTGGCGGCAAGCGCAAAGTCTATTTGTCATTGGACGGCATGCCTGAGGAAGTGACGTTTGAAGCCTTGAATGAATATGTCAATCAAGGTGGGGGTGGTAGACAAAAAGCCACTGAGCCTGGGCATGTCAGCCCACCATTACCGGGCAATGTTGTCGATGTATTGGTTAACACTGGTGATAAGGTCACAAGTGGTCAGGCATTGATGGTGATTGAAGCCATGAAAATGGAAACCGAATTACTGGCCAAAATTGATGGCACTATCAGTGAAATCAATGTTGCCAAAGGCGATCGTGTCACCCCGGGTGAAGTGTTAATGACTATCACCAGCTAG
- a CDS encoding VTT domain-containing protein: MTNPMRIPVPGKNCWQYVSANRASLLIDGENYFPALHQAITNAKRRIIIVGWDIDSRMLLRRGQDLPDDLPNELGHILCYALQQTPSLDVYILNWDWAMMYTFEREWLPTYRPLWRHQDRLHFELDGECPQTASQHQKIVVIDDQLAFCGGFDLGKHRWDSRDHAAEDSRRQDPDKQAYPPFHDVQWLVDGEAACALSDLARERWFRATEQTLTPIPGGEDVWPNSVSPDFEQVDLAIARTQPAYGGYPEVREVERLYLDSIASAESLIYIENQYFTSSVITDALAKRLAEPAGPEIIIVLPKMTGGWLEQNTMDVLRARLMRRLCEADKHQRLRVCYPHRDALGDRYISVHSKTMIIDDHWLRVGSSNLSNRSMGLDSECDIGLQATNQRQTQKIANIRHDLLAEHMGMSIADVIEGIKQHGSVRHFIDAHQDAAHTLRALDCQVTELSDELLPDSSVIDPEKPLQADDMAKLLLPIQQRSAFRKQWLTGVGIILFICLITLLWQFTPLAEWFSEENLESAGQTIKSLPFAPILLLLVFAISSLFGVPVTLLIIATVMTFGAIQGGIYALIGAVMGAVLGFLCGQRLGKGALARLAGSQVNRISKRLAKRGLLTIITVRIVPVAPFTVINLVAGASHIRLRDFCWGTVLGMLPAILAFTVFTDSLIAALKQPDASQIGVLLGVIVAVIVLSAGLQKLFLRRDAKRPQS; this comes from the coding sequence ACCGTGCCAGCTTACTCATTGATGGGGAAAATTATTTTCCAGCTCTGCATCAGGCAATAACCAATGCCAAGCGGCGAATTATTATCGTTGGTTGGGATATAGATAGCCGCATGCTGTTACGCCGCGGGCAAGATCTCCCAGATGATTTGCCCAATGAGTTAGGTCATATTTTGTGCTATGCGCTGCAGCAAACCCCATCCCTTGATGTATACATTCTAAATTGGGATTGGGCCATGATGTATACATTTGAGCGTGAGTGGTTACCCACTTACCGGCCGCTGTGGCGTCATCAAGATCGGCTACATTTTGAGCTTGATGGTGAGTGTCCGCAAACCGCGTCACAACACCAAAAAATAGTGGTTATTGATGATCAATTAGCTTTTTGTGGCGGTTTTGATCTCGGTAAACATCGCTGGGATAGCCGCGACCATGCGGCCGAAGATAGTCGCCGTCAAGATCCCGATAAGCAAGCCTATCCTCCTTTTCATGATGTGCAGTGGTTAGTGGATGGTGAAGCAGCCTGTGCGTTATCAGATTTGGCACGAGAGCGGTGGTTTCGTGCTACCGAGCAGACCTTAACACCAATCCCAGGTGGCGAAGATGTATGGCCTAACAGCGTATCGCCTGACTTTGAGCAGGTCGATTTAGCGATTGCCCGAACTCAGCCGGCTTATGGTGGTTATCCTGAAGTTCGAGAAGTTGAGCGCTTGTATTTAGATAGTATTGCGAGTGCGGAATCATTGATTTACATTGAAAATCAATACTTTACTTCATCAGTTATAACTGATGCATTGGCAAAACGTTTGGCCGAACCAGCGGGGCCAGAGATTATTATTGTCTTGCCTAAAATGACGGGGGGCTGGTTAGAGCAAAATACCATGGATGTGCTCAGAGCACGTCTCATGCGTCGATTATGTGAGGCCGATAAGCATCAGCGTTTGCGGGTCTGCTATCCGCATCGTGATGCGCTTGGTGACCGTTATATCAGCGTGCACAGTAAAACCATGATCATTGATGACCACTGGCTGCGAGTGGGCTCCAGTAATTTGAGTAATCGCTCTATGGGGCTGGACAGTGAGTGTGATATTGGATTGCAGGCAACTAACCAGCGCCAAACGCAAAAAATAGCTAACATTCGACATGATTTACTTGCTGAACATATGGGCATGTCGATTGCGGATGTCATTGAAGGCATCAAGCAACACGGTTCAGTACGACACTTTATCGATGCGCACCAAGATGCAGCTCATACCTTACGTGCTTTGGATTGCCAGGTCACTGAGCTAAGTGATGAATTGTTACCGGATAGTAGCGTCATTGACCCCGAAAAGCCGTTACAAGCCGATGATATGGCCAAGTTGTTATTGCCAATCCAGCAGCGTTCCGCTTTCCGAAAACAGTGGTTAACGGGGGTTGGCATTATTCTGTTTATTTGCTTGATCACGCTGTTATGGCAATTCACTCCGCTGGCGGAATGGTTCAGTGAGGAAAATCTGGAAAGTGCTGGTCAGACGATTAAATCTCTGCCATTTGCGCCGATTTTGCTGTTGTTAGTGTTTGCGATCAGTAGCTTATTCGGCGTACCGGTGACGTTATTGATCATTGCAACAGTGATGACTTTTGGCGCTATTCAGGGCGGCATTTATGCACTTATCGGCGCGGTGATGGGGGCTGTGCTGGGTTTTCTGTGCGGTCAACGGCTAGGTAAAGGCGCACTGGCAAGACTGGCCGGTAGTCAGGTTAACCGAATCAGCAAACGTTTGGCCAAACGCGGCTTATTGACGATTATTACGGTTCGGATTGTCCCGGTGGCGCCTTTTACCGTTATCAATCTGGTTGCCGGCGCATCTCATATTCGGTTACGTGATTTTTGTTGGGGAACGGTGCTCGGCATGCTGCCAGCGATTTTAGCGTTCACCGTATTTACCGATTCATTGATTGCCGCACTGAAACAGCCTGATGCCAGCCAAATCGGTGTATTGCTAGGGGTTATCGTGGCCGTCATAGTGTTGAGTGCGGGTTTACAAAAATTGTTTTTACGACGTGATGCAAAGCGGCCGCAAAGCTGA
- a CDS encoding circularly permuted type 2 ATP-grasp protein — protein sequence MVNLWQHYDPGHFHDELMVDGHQPRTFSYRLLDHLRSMKNEAFRQRVAESEIEILERGITFTIYSDAGNIDRAWPFDIIPRVLSKQEWDCTEKGLVQRIRALNRFIDDIYNEQHIIRDGVIPAETVFKSKGYRPECQGMKPAYGVWAHICGSDLVRDDTGTLYVLEDNLRVPSGVAYMLENRKTTKRVLPELFKRLNISPVNDYPAQLASMLRSLRPDLANPTMALLTPGIFNSAYFEHAALAQQAGLILLEGADLIVGQDGFVYMKTIHGLERVDVIYRRIDDDFIDPQVFRADSTLGIPGIMQAWRDGKVAIANAPGCGVADDKVIYAYVPDMIRYYLNEPPILPNVPTWLCSNASDLEHVLANLPELVVKPANESGGYGMLVGPHSSADKIAEFRQLIVDNPTNYIAQPTLKLSVSPTFCGDKVAPRHVDLRPFILSGKNHYVTPGGLTRVALVEGSLVVNSSQGGGSKDTWIIDDSPISGGHD from the coding sequence ATGGTTAATTTATGGCAACACTACGATCCGGGTCATTTTCATGATGAATTAATGGTCGATGGACACCAGCCTAGAACTTTTAGTTATCGTTTGTTGGATCATTTGCGATCCATGAAAAATGAGGCGTTCAGACAGCGTGTGGCCGAGTCTGAAATCGAAATATTGGAACGTGGCATCACCTTTACCATTTACTCTGATGCCGGCAATATTGATCGCGCCTGGCCGTTCGATATTATTCCGCGGGTGTTGTCCAAACAGGAATGGGACTGCACCGAAAAGGGGCTCGTGCAACGTATTCGTGCTTTAAACCGGTTCATCGATGATATCTATAACGAGCAACACATCATTCGTGATGGCGTCATACCCGCGGAGACCGTTTTCAAATCCAAAGGTTACCGGCCAGAATGCCAAGGGATGAAGCCAGCTTATGGCGTGTGGGCTCATATTTGCGGATCCGATCTGGTTCGTGATGATACCGGAACACTTTATGTTCTTGAGGATAACCTGCGCGTCCCTTCCGGTGTGGCTTACATGTTGGAAAACCGTAAAACGACCAAACGGGTACTGCCGGAACTGTTTAAACGCCTGAATATCAGCCCGGTCAATGATTATCCCGCCCAACTCGCCAGTATGCTGCGCTCGCTGCGACCCGATTTAGCGAATCCGACCATGGCGTTATTAACGCCCGGCATTTTCAATTCAGCTTATTTCGAACATGCTGCGCTCGCCCAACAAGCGGGGCTGATTCTGCTTGAGGGCGCCGATCTGATCGTGGGTCAGGATGGCTTTGTTTATATGAAAACCATCCACGGCCTGGAGCGGGTTGATGTCATTTATCGACGAATTGATGACGACTTTATTGATCCACAGGTTTTTCGTGCGGATTCCACCTTGGGCATCCCCGGCATTATGCAGGCCTGGCGCGATGGCAAGGTGGCTATTGCCAACGCACCGGGCTGTGGCGTTGCTGATGATAAAGTGATTTATGCGTACGTGCCGGACATGATCCGCTACTACCTCAACGAGCCCCCGATCTTGCCAAATGTGCCTACCTGGCTGTGTAGTAACGCCAGCGATCTGGAACATGTATTAGCTAATCTGCCGGAACTGGTTGTCAAACCCGCCAACGAGTCTGGGGGGTATGGCATGCTGGTTGGCCCACACAGCAGTGCTGATAAAATTGCTGAGTTTCGGCAATTAATTGTCGATAATCCAACCAATTACATTGCCCAACCCACCTTGAAACTGTCTGTTTCACCGACTTTTTGTGGTGATAAAGTTGCGCCCCGCCACGTCGATTTAAGGCCTTTTATTCTTTCCGGTAAAAACCACTACGTCACCCCCGGTGGTCTGACCCGGGTGGCTCTAGTCGAAGGCTCACTGGTGGTCAATTCTTCTCAAGGTGGCGGCAGTAAAGATACCTGGATAATTGATGATAGCCCGATTTCAGGAGGGCATGACTGA
- a CDS encoding alpha-E domain-containing protein, whose translation MLSRAAERVYWLARYLERVENTTRLINVHTGLMMDLPREAEIGWFTLVSLFDGDAFYHARHPKINENNVMHFLLADTDNPMALINALSALRENARTSLDLLPEETWEQVNELYLQVKTELPALYNRRRRQHLLVAIMERCQTIWGIIANHMSRNHAYYFLQTAKHLERTDMTSRILEMASLLLKDNRGDDVRAFDGLLWTHLLRSLSALQMFTQQYGSNLVAAQVLDFLTHDAHFPRSLAFSLSSVGHSLSALPEPDTLLARQQALLAIVDELDCRDIPAETIHQQMDTLQVQLADLNRLINQQWFYPDAF comes from the coding sequence ATGCTATCGCGAGCAGCAGAACGCGTTTACTGGTTAGCCCGATACTTGGAACGGGTAGAAAACACGACCCGACTTATTAACGTGCACACTGGGCTGATGATGGATTTACCGCGTGAAGCGGAAATAGGTTGGTTTACGCTGGTCAGTCTGTTTGATGGCGATGCTTTTTATCACGCCCGCCATCCCAAAATTAATGAAAATAACGTCATGCATTTTTTGCTGGCCGATACCGATAATCCCATGGCCTTAATCAATGCCTTGTCTGCACTTCGTGAAAATGCCCGTACCTCATTAGACTTATTACCTGAAGAAACCTGGGAACAGGTAAATGAACTGTATTTGCAGGTTAAAACTGAACTGCCGGCTTTATATAACCGGCGACGCCGTCAACACTTGCTGGTCGCCATCATGGAACGGTGTCAGACTATCTGGGGCATTATTGCCAATCATATGAGTCGGAATCATGCTTATTATTTTTTGCAAACAGCCAAACATCTGGAGCGTACTGATATGACCAGTCGCATACTGGAAATGGCCTCTTTGCTGCTAAAAGATAATCGTGGCGATGATGTCCGGGCATTTGATGGTCTGCTGTGGACCCATTTACTGCGCTCACTGAGTGCATTGCAAATGTTTACTCAACAATATGGTTCCAACCTTGTCGCTGCGCAGGTCTTGGACTTTTTAACGCATGATGCCCACTTCCCGCGTTCACTGGCGTTTTCCCTGTCCAGTGTTGGTCACTCCCTGTCGGCGTTACCCGAACCAGACACCTTACTGGCCAGACAGCAAGCTCTGTTGGCAATTGTCGATGAGCTGGATTGTCGTGATATTCCTGCCGAAACCATTCACCAACAAATGGATACCCTGCAGGTGCAATTAGCCGATCTGAACCGGCTTATTAATCAGCAGTGGTTTTATCCGGATGCCTTTTAG
- a CDS encoding proteasome-type protease — MTYCVAISLDDGLVLTSDSRTNAGIDQVSTYSKMFTFETDPNRSLVLLSAGNLATTQYVAEQLKRDIRETQPRNLNTLSYLSDAADYVGEILSSRIRRHADNEASGFAPEATLILAGQIHGNPHQAFLIYPQGNHITTSQETPYLQIGESKYGKPVLDRFIRPHTSLADAATCALISMDSTMQSNVSVGPPIEVLIYRKDTFDVSKRYRFHAEHPYLIELRKAWGERLRQAFCEMPRFNEQ; from the coding sequence ATGACTTATTGTGTGGCAATTTCGCTCGACGACGGCTTGGTGCTCACCTCTGACTCGCGAACCAATGCCGGAATTGATCAGGTGAGCACTTACAGCAAGATGTTTACCTTTGAAACCGATCCAAACCGGTCCCTGGTGTTGCTAAGTGCTGGTAATCTGGCCACGACACAATATGTTGCTGAACAGTTGAAACGTGATATTCGCGAGACGCAGCCAAGAAATCTGAACACCTTGAGTTATTTATCTGATGCGGCAGATTATGTCGGTGAAATTCTCAGCAGTCGTATTCGTCGTCATGCGGATAATGAAGCAAGTGGCTTTGCTCCTGAGGCAACTTTGATTTTGGCTGGGCAGATCCATGGTAATCCACATCAGGCTTTTCTGATTTATCCCCAAGGCAATCACATCACGACATCTCAGGAAACACCCTATTTGCAGATTGGCGAAAGTAAGTATGGCAAGCCGGTGCTAGATCGGTTTATCAGACCACATACATCACTGGCTGACGCTGCTACCTGCGCGCTGATTTCCATGGACTCTACTATGCAGAGTAATGTCAGTGTCGGACCGCCTATTGAGGTGTTGATTTACCGAAAAGACACTTTTGATGTAAGTAAACGCTATCGTTTTCATGCAGAGCATCCTTACCTTATCGAATTAAGGAAGGCTTGGGGGGAGCGACTGCGGCAGGCGTTTTGTGAGATGCCTCGGTTTAACGAACAGTAG
- a CDS encoding acetyl-CoA carboxylase biotin carboxylase subunit: MLKKVLIANRGEIAVRIIRACAEMGIRSVAVYTDADKYSLHVKRADEAHSLGDDPVAGYLDPLRIVNLALQTGCDAIHPGYGFLSENARFAELCEQYGVTFIGPKSSVIQQMGDKTAARDSMRAAGVPITPGSDGNLANLDEAIALATEIGYPVMIKATSGGGGRGIRRCDSEAELRQQFPRVISEATKAFGSADVFLEKCIVNPRHIEVQILADSQGNVIHLYERDCSIQRRNQKLIEIAPSPQLTPEQRDYVGELAVKAAKAVGYENAGTVEFLLTGNQVYFMEMNTRIQVEHTITEQITGVDIVREQLRIASGLSLSYRQQDIQYRGFALQFRINAEDPKNDFLPSFGRITHYYAPGGPGVRIDTAIYTGYQIPPHFDSMCLKLVVWALNWEDAVDRGQRALDDMRLHGIKTTATYYQQILNHPDFRQGHFDTSFVAGHPELLNYSEKRHPSAVALAIATALAAHAGW, encoded by the coding sequence ATGCTGAAAAAAGTCTTGATTGCCAATCGCGGTGAAATTGCAGTCCGTATCATTCGTGCCTGTGCCGAGATGGGCATTCGTTCGGTTGCGGTTTATACCGATGCAGATAAATACAGTCTGCATGTTAAACGTGCCGATGAAGCCCACTCGTTAGGGGATGATCCCGTCGCTGGTTACTTGGATCCGTTACGGATTGTTAATCTCGCACTGCAAACTGGCTGTGATGCGATTCACCCTGGCTATGGTTTTTTGTCTGAAAATGCCCGTTTCGCTGAATTGTGCGAACAATATGGCGTGACATTTATCGGACCAAAATCATCCGTTATTCAACAAATGGGCGATAAAACTGCAGCGCGCGATAGTATGCGTGCTGCCGGGGTTCCCATTACGCCTGGCTCTGATGGCAATCTTGCCAATCTGGATGAGGCCATCGCCTTGGCAACCGAAATCGGTTACCCCGTGATGATTAAAGCGACGTCTGGTGGTGGTGGCCGTGGTATTCGGCGATGTGATTCGGAAGCAGAATTGCGACAACAATTTCCCCGGGTCATTTCCGAAGCAACCAAAGCATTCGGCAGCGCCGATGTCTTTCTTGAAAAATGTATCGTGAACCCGCGTCACATCGAGGTCCAAATCTTGGCGGACTCACAGGGCAATGTGATTCACCTTTATGAGCGGGACTGTTCGATTCAGCGACGCAACCAAAAACTGATTGAAATTGCGCCCAGTCCACAATTAACGCCTGAACAACGCGACTACGTTGGCGAGTTAGCGGTCAAAGCAGCAAAGGCCGTCGGTTACGAAAATGCCGGCACGGTCGAGTTTTTACTGACCGGTAATCAGGTGTATTTCATGGAAATGAATACCCGCATTCAAGTCGAACATACCATTACCGAACAAATTACCGGCGTCGATATTGTTCGTGAACAGCTTCGTATTGCCAGTGGTCTATCCTTGAGTTATCGCCAGCAAGATATTCAATATCGTGGCTTTGCATTGCAGTTTCGTATCAATGCCGAAGATCCTAAGAATGACTTTTTACCGAGTTTCGGGCGTATTACTCACTACTATGCGCCTGGCGGGCCCGGTGTTCGGATTGATACGGCGATCTACACGGGGTATCAGATTCCCCCGCATTTTGATTCCATGTGCTTAAAACTCGTCGTCTGGGCACTCAATTGGGAAGATGCAGTTGATCGTGGCCAGCGCGCACTCGACGATATGCGTCTGCATGGGATTAAAACCACGGCCACCTATTACCAACAAATTCTAAATCACCCGGATTTTCGTCAGGGCCACTTTGATACCAGCTTCGTCGCCGGTCATCCGGAACTGTTGAATTATTCTGAAAAACGTCATCCCAGTGCGGTGGCACTTGCCATTGCCACCGCACTGGCTGCCCATGCTGGCTGGTGA
- a CDS encoding zinc-binding metallopeptidase family protein codes for MKRFFCQCGQEIFFENSHCNRCGSLLGFDPEQRQLLSLTPKSNDVFSTQQGDFKRCQLHTAPVHCNWLIPLNSRNQQCASCRLTQLIPNQNTLINQRRWQVLESAKRRLLYGLLSLKLPVFDTEPRLIFEFLEDQQTNPNVGLEHVLSGHVNGRITLNAAEADGSYREAAREAMNEPYRTLLGHFRHEVGHFYWLLLIRDSAKSSEFETLFGNPHQEYSAALNHYYQHGPAQHWQTTFISAYASAHPLEDWAETWAHYLLMQETLETALAFDLISQPEKKAGDTLWMTEWYQLVTILNALNRSTGNADAYPFVISPVVKQKLQFIDNLIHPTVR; via the coding sequence GTGAAACGGTTTTTTTGTCAATGTGGGCAGGAAATATTCTTTGAAAACAGCCACTGTAATCGCTGTGGCAGTTTGCTGGGATTCGATCCTGAACAGCGACAACTGTTGTCATTGACACCGAAGTCAAACGACGTATTTTCGACACAACAAGGTGACTTTAAGCGATGCCAGCTTCACACGGCACCTGTTCATTGTAACTGGCTGATACCGCTCAATTCACGCAACCAGCAGTGTGCCAGTTGCCGATTAACTCAGCTGATTCCGAATCAAAATACGCTGATCAATCAACGTCGATGGCAGGTGTTGGAATCAGCCAAACGGCGCCTTTTATACGGTTTATTGTCACTAAAACTGCCTGTTTTTGACACCGAACCTCGACTGATATTTGAATTTCTCGAAGATCAGCAAACTAATCCAAATGTTGGACTTGAGCACGTGTTAAGTGGCCATGTGAATGGCCGGATTACCTTGAATGCTGCCGAGGCCGACGGCAGCTATCGGGAAGCAGCACGGGAAGCGATGAATGAACCATATCGGACCTTATTAGGCCATTTTCGGCACGAAGTTGGTCATTTTTACTGGTTACTGTTGATTCGCGACTCAGCAAAGAGCAGCGAATTTGAGACCTTGTTTGGCAACCCGCATCAGGAGTATTCCGCGGCATTAAATCATTACTATCAACATGGACCTGCCCAACACTGGCAGACCACGTTCATTTCCGCCTATGCCAGCGCGCATCCACTTGAAGACTGGGCCGAGACTTGGGCACATTACTTACTAATGCAGGAAACACTGGAAACGGCGCTAGCCTTTGACCTGATTAGTCAACCAGAGAAAAAAGCCGGAGACACCTTGTGGATGACAGAGTGGTATCAATTGGTCACCATTTTGAATGCCTTAAATCGTAGCACCGGCAACGCAGACGCGTATCCGTTTGTCATCTCACCTGTGGTGAAACAAAAATTACAGTTTATTGATAATTTGATTCACCCTACTGTTCGTTAA
- a CDS encoding endonuclease/exonuclease/phosphatase family protein: MRLRIASYNIHAGIGSDGQFDPARIATVIDELNADVIALQEVEHHLIEEGDFLDYLAARTGYQAVSGPTLMRETRHYGNAVLTRLPVIASQRRDISFAGHEPRAVLEVELAVASKIITVMATHLGLWPSERRSQVRQIVNLLQQSHSDYIWLMGDLNEWLIWGRPLNWLKHFFRYSHHIATFPSFFPLLSLDRLWVMPQQSLLSVRAHRSKISRQASDHLPLVGEVIIET, encoded by the coding sequence ATGCGGCTGCGTATTGCCAGCTATAACATTCATGCCGGTATTGGCTCTGATGGTCAATTTGACCCGGCACGAATTGCCACAGTCATTGATGAACTGAATGCCGATGTCATTGCGTTACAAGAGGTGGAACATCACTTGATTGAGGAAGGTGATTTTTTAGATTACCTTGCTGCCAGAACCGGATATCAAGCAGTGTCAGGGCCGACCTTAATGCGGGAAACCCGGCATTATGGCAATGCGGTGTTAACCCGGCTGCCGGTCATTGCCAGTCAACGTCGCGATATTTCCTTCGCTGGACACGAGCCCCGTGCTGTTTTGGAGGTGGAGTTGGCGGTCGCGAGCAAAATAATTACGGTGATGGCGACTCACCTTGGTTTGTGGCCATCGGAACGGCGCTCGCAAGTGCGACAGATTGTCAATTTGTTACAGCAGAGCCACAGTGACTATATTTGGCTCATGGGGGACTTAAATGAATGGCTGATTTGGGGAAGGCCGTTAAACTGGTTAAAGCATTTTTTTAGATATTCGCATCATATCGCAACATTTCCTTCATTTTTCCCCTTATTATCGTTAGATCGGCTATGGGTCATGCCACAGCAAAGCTTGCTTTCTGTGCGTGCGCATCGTTCAAAGATCAGCCGTCAGGCTTCCGATCATTTGCCTCTGGTTGGGGAAGTAATCATCGAGACCTGA